From Curtobacterium sp. SGAir0471, the proteins below share one genomic window:
- a CDS encoding quinone-dependent dihydroorotate dehydrogenase, whose amino-acid sequence MDPERAHHIAFAVIRALPRVPFLSGTIERYARPSAADGITTMGIHFPSRFGLAAGFDKDAKGIAGLGLLGFGHVEVGTITAKAQPGNEKPRLFRLIRDRALVNRMGFNNHGAARAARRLERARRHPGRPVIGVNIGKSRIVAVEDAVDDYLESTRLLAPFADYLAVNVSSPNTPGLRGLQEADQLRPLLTAVRDVAGRTPVLVKIAPDLTDEQIDAIAGLAVDLGLAGIIANNTTIARSGLTTPDAEVEAMGAGGLSGAPIAARSLEVLRRVRAAVPQDFCVIAVGGVTSEQDVQDRIDAGATLVQGYTAFLYEGPTWAMRINRLRRRRLRRAAR is encoded by the coding sequence ATGGACCCGGAGCGGGCGCACCACATCGCCTTCGCGGTGATCCGGGCGCTGCCGAGGGTGCCGTTCCTGAGCGGGACGATCGAACGGTACGCCAGGCCCTCGGCCGCCGACGGCATCACGACGATGGGCATCCACTTCCCCTCGCGCTTCGGTCTCGCAGCCGGGTTCGACAAGGACGCCAAGGGCATCGCCGGACTCGGACTGCTCGGGTTCGGGCACGTGGAGGTCGGGACGATCACCGCGAAGGCGCAGCCCGGCAACGAGAAGCCCCGGCTGTTCCGGCTCATCCGAGACAGGGCGCTCGTCAACCGGATGGGCTTCAACAACCACGGTGCCGCCCGGGCCGCGCGCCGGCTCGAGCGGGCGCGACGCCACCCCGGCCGGCCGGTCATCGGCGTGAACATCGGCAAGAGCCGGATCGTCGCGGTCGAGGACGCCGTCGACGACTACCTCGAATCGACGCGTCTGCTCGCGCCGTTCGCGGACTACCTCGCGGTCAACGTCAGCTCGCCGAACACGCCTGGGCTCCGGGGTCTGCAGGAGGCCGACCAGCTCCGGCCGCTGCTCACCGCCGTGCGCGATGTCGCGGGTCGGACGCCGGTGCTGGTGAAGATCGCGCCCGACCTGACCGACGAGCAGATCGACGCGATCGCCGGGCTCGCCGTTGACCTCGGGCTCGCCGGGATCATCGCGAACAACACCACGATCGCGCGCTCCGGCCTGACCACGCCGGACGCCGAGGTCGAGGCGATGGGGGCCGGCGGGCTGTCCGGCGCACCGATCGCCGCCCGGTCGCTCGAGGTCCTGCGCCGGGTGCGCGCCGCGGTGCCGCAGGACTTCTGCGTCATCGCCGTCGGGGGAGTGACGAGCGAACAGGACGTGCAGGACCGCATCGACGCGGGTGCCACGCTCGTGCAGGGCTACACGGCGTTCCTCTACGAGGGGCCGACCTGGGCGATGCGCATCAACCGCCTCCGTCGTCGGCGGCTGCGGCGCGCAGCGCGGTAG
- a CDS encoding DUF3043 domain-containing protein — protein sequence MAKAAPKTNTTVTPSDEELLESGKGRPTPSRREREAANRRPLVGNSPQDKKAARARLNTEREKARVGMANGEERYLPAKDKGEQRKFVRDWIDARWNVGEVMMPVLVLFLIVGFAAAQTVLASYSLLLVWAFVALFVLDCIVLWLSLRKKLTAKFGEMQRGTFLYILTRAWQLRFLRLPKPQVRRGQYPSL from the coding sequence GTGGCGAAGGCAGCCCCCAAGACCAACACGACCGTCACCCCGTCGGACGAGGAACTCCTCGAGTCCGGCAAGGGTCGTCCGACGCCGTCGCGTCGTGAGCGCGAGGCCGCCAATCGTCGCCCGCTCGTCGGCAACAGCCCCCAGGACAAGAAGGCCGCTCGCGCACGCCTCAACACCGAGCGCGAGAAGGCCCGTGTCGGCATGGCCAACGGCGAGGAGCGCTACCTCCCCGCGAAGGACAAGGGCGAGCAGCGGAAGTTCGTCCGTGACTGGATCGACGCGCGCTGGAACGTGGGCGAGGTCATGATGCCCGTGCTCGTGCTGTTCCTGATCGTCGGGTTCGCCGCGGCGCAGACCGTGCTCGCGTCGTACTCGCTCCTGCTGGTGTGGGCGTTCGTCGCACTCTTCGTGCTCGACTGCATCGTGCTCTGGCTGTCGCTGCGGAAGAAGCTCACCGCGAAGTTCGGTGAGATGCAGCGCGGGACCTTCCTCTACATCCTCACCCGGGCGTGGCAGCTGCGCTTCCTGCGTCTGCCGAAGCCGCAGGTGCGCCGCGGGCAGTACCCCTCGCTGTAG
- a CDS encoding dipeptidase produces MTDTDQHSPATDPALLDALREHVQGGLPTTIADLSALVRLPSVSWSAFDPAHVQASAEAVADLARSTGVFADDAVRIVRSAVEGETAGAEEAGRELGQPAVLAVRPARNGKPTVMLYAHHDVQPQGDDALWETPPFEPTLRGDRLYGRGASDDKAGVMTHIASLRALRAQFGDDLDLGVVLFVEGEEEFGSRSFRTFLREQKEHLAADVIVVADSDNWSVDVPSITVSLRGNVTFRATLTTLEHASHSGMFGGAAPDAMIPMVRLLASLHDDDGSVAVEGLTAYDADVPERSEAELATDAALLDGVQPVGTGPVLSRMWFQPSITVTGMDVPSVANASNTLLPNVAARVSVRVAPGQSATDAYAAVERHLRAHVPFGAKLDITEVDTGDGFLVDTAGWAVQEARTAMHEGWGAPAVEQGIGGSIPFVSDLAAEFPEAQILVTGVEDPDTRAHSPNESQHLGVLHRAIASETILLARLAMRA; encoded by the coding sequence ATGACCGACACCGACCAGCACAGCCCCGCGACCGACCCCGCGCTCCTCGACGCCCTCCGCGAACACGTGCAGGGAGGCCTCCCGACCACGATCGCGGACCTCTCCGCGCTGGTCCGGCTGCCGTCGGTGTCGTGGTCGGCGTTCGACCCGGCGCACGTGCAGGCCAGTGCCGAGGCGGTCGCGGACCTGGCACGGTCGACGGGCGTCTTCGCCGACGACGCCGTCCGCATCGTCCGGTCCGCGGTCGAGGGGGAGACGGCCGGTGCCGAGGAAGCCGGCCGCGAGCTCGGGCAGCCCGCCGTCCTGGCGGTCCGGCCCGCCCGGAACGGGAAGCCGACCGTCATGCTCTACGCGCACCACGACGTGCAGCCGCAGGGCGACGACGCGCTCTGGGAGACCCCGCCCTTCGAGCCGACGCTCCGCGGCGACCGGCTGTACGGTCGCGGCGCCTCGGACGACAAGGCCGGCGTGATGACCCACATCGCCTCGCTCCGCGCCCTGCGCGCGCAGTTCGGCGACGACCTCGACCTCGGCGTCGTGCTGTTCGTCGAGGGGGAGGAGGAGTTCGGCTCCCGGTCGTTCCGCACCTTCCTCCGCGAGCAGAAGGAGCACCTTGCCGCGGACGTCATCGTGGTCGCCGACAGCGACAACTGGTCGGTCGACGTCCCCTCGATCACGGTGTCCCTGCGCGGCAACGTCACGTTCCGTGCGACGCTCACGACGCTCGAGCACGCGAGCCACAGCGGCATGTTCGGCGGCGCGGCCCCGGACGCGATGATCCCGATGGTGCGCCTGCTCGCCTCGCTGCACGACGACGACGGCTCGGTCGCCGTCGAGGGGCTCACCGCGTACGACGCCGACGTGCCCGAGCGCTCGGAGGCCGAGCTCGCCACGGACGCGGCACTGCTCGACGGCGTGCAGCCGGTCGGGACGGGCCCGGTGCTCTCGCGCATGTGGTTCCAGCCGTCGATCACCGTGACGGGCATGGACGTGCCGAGCGTCGCGAACGCGTCGAACACGCTGCTGCCGAACGTCGCGGCCCGCGTCTCGGTGCGCGTGGCCCCTGGTCAGTCCGCCACGGACGCGTACGCCGCCGTCGAACGGCACCTCCGCGCCCACGTGCCGTTCGGCGCGAAGCTCGACATCACGGAGGTCGACACGGGCGACGGCTTCCTCGTGGACACTGCAGGCTGGGCCGTGCAGGAGGCCCGCACCGCCATGCACGAGGGCTGGGGCGCGCCCGCGGTCGAGCAGGGCATCGGCGGCTCGATCCCGTTCGTGTCCGACCTCGCCGCGGAGTTCCCCGAGGCGCAGATCCTGGTCACCGGCGTCGAGGACCCGGACACCCGCGCGCACAGCCCGAACGAGTCGCAGCACCTCGGTGTGCTGCACCGCGCGATCGCCTCCGAGACCATCCTGCTGGCGCGTCTGGCGATGCGCGCCTGA
- a CDS encoding HesB/IscA family protein, translated as MSDTIIDNAPATDARSHGVALSDAAAAKVASLLEQEGRDDLRLRLAVQPGGCSGLIYQLYFDERLLDGDATAEFGSGVEVVVDKMSVPYLDGATIDFEDTIQKQGFTIDNPNAQGSCACGDSFH; from the coding sequence ATGAGCGACACCATCATCGACAACGCACCGGCGACGGACGCACGCTCGCACGGCGTCGCGCTCAGCGACGCGGCGGCGGCGAAGGTGGCGAGCCTGCTGGAGCAGGAGGGCCGCGACGACCTCCGCCTGCGTCTCGCGGTCCAGCCCGGCGGCTGCTCGGGCCTGATCTACCAGCTCTACTTCGACGAGCGTCTGCTCGACGGGGACGCCACGGCCGAGTTCGGCAGCGGTGTCGAGGTCGTCGTCGACAAGATGAGCGTGCCGTACCTCGACGGAGCGACGATCGACTTCGAGGACACCATCCAGAAGCAGGGCTTCACCATCGACAACCCCAACGCGCAGGGCAGCTGCGCGTGCGGCGACAGCTTCCACTGA
- the ctaC gene encoding aa3-type cytochrome oxidase subunit II codes for MRSNRRIRWAAVPVAVGLVIALAGCTQQQMNGWLPGTEETKDVTNHTSRVVGLWTTSWVVLLAVGLIVWGLIIWAAIVYRRRKGQTGLPVQMRYNMPLEIFYTIVPLILVLGFFAFTAKDQSAIEKPFTDPDATIHVYGKRWAWDFNYINKDNPQDSVYYQGIQAQEEENGNGAIDESQLPTLYLPVGKKVEIELSSRDVDHSFWVIDFLYKKDMLPGKTNYEYFIPQKEGTYQGKCAELCGEYHSLMLFQVKVVSDSEYQQYLDTLREQGKVGLLGNEYDTNTNEPNNQAPVEASSENK; via the coding sequence GTGCGTTCGAATCGCCGTATACGTTGGGCGGCCGTCCCGGTGGCCGTCGGTCTGGTCATCGCACTGGCTGGCTGCACGCAGCAGCAGATGAACGGATGGCTCCCCGGGACCGAGGAGACGAAGGACGTCACGAACCACACGAGCCGCGTCGTCGGCCTGTGGACCACCAGCTGGGTCGTCCTGCTCGCGGTCGGTCTCATCGTGTGGGGCCTGATCATCTGGGCGGCGATCGTCTACCGCCGCCGCAAGGGCCAGACCGGCCTGCCGGTGCAGATGCGGTACAACATGCCGCTCGAGATCTTCTACACGATCGTGCCGCTCATCCTCGTGCTCGGCTTCTTCGCCTTCACCGCGAAGGACCAGTCGGCGATCGAGAAGCCGTTCACGGACCCGGACGCCACGATCCACGTGTACGGCAAGCGCTGGGCGTGGGACTTCAACTACATCAACAAGGACAACCCGCAGGACAGCGTCTACTACCAGGGCATCCAGGCCCAGGAAGAAGAGAACGGCAACGGCGCGATCGACGAGTCGCAGCTCCCGACGCTCTACCTGCCGGTCGGCAAGAAGGTCGAGATCGAGCTCTCCTCGCGCGACGTCGACCACTCCTTCTGGGTCATCGACTTCCTCTACAAGAAGGACATGCTCCCGGGCAAGACGAACTACGAGTACTTCATCCCGCAGAAGGAAGGCACCTACCAGGGCAAGTGCGCCGAGCTCTGCGGTGAGTACCACTCCCTGATGCTCTTCCAGGTGAAGGTCGTCTCGGACTCGGAGTACCAGCAGTACCTCGACACGCTGCGTGAGCAGGGCAAGGTCGGTCTCCTCGGCAACGAGTACGACACCAACACGAACGAACCGAACAACCAGGCGCCGGTCGAGGCGTCGAGCGAGAACAAGTAG
- the ctaD gene encoding aa3-type cytochrome oxidase subunit I: protein MTTSLVGQPTAPTTPDFQASKVGRKGNIIVRWITSTDHKTIGYMYLIASFIFFLLAGVMALVIRAQLFEPGLHVVETKEQYNQLFTMHGTIMLLMFATPLFSGFANAIMPLQIGAPDVAFPRLNGFAFWLYLFGSLIAVGGFLTPQGAASFGWFAYAPLSDTTFTPGLGGTLWVFGLGMTGFSTILGAVNFITTIITMRAPGMTMFRMSIFTWNTLVTSLLVLMAFPVLAAALFGLGLDRVFDAQIYNPANGGALLWQHLFWFFGHPEVYIIALPFFGIVSEVFPVFSRKPIFGYKTLVYATISIAALSVTVWAHHMYVTGGVLLPWFSLMTMLIAVPTGVKIFNWVGTMWRGSVTFETPLLWAVGFLITFTFGGLTGVILASPPLDFHVSDSYFVVAHFHYVVFGTVVFAMFSGFYFWWPKWTGRMLNERLGKIHFWLLFIGFHTTFLIQHWLGVIGMPRRYATYLPNDGFTWMNQLSTIGSMILAISFLPFIFNVYVTARNAPKVAVNDPWGYGRSLEWATSCPPPRHNFTSIPRIRSESPAFDLNHPEAGVPIGVGPAKDAPDAPTYDAAKGEVK, encoded by the coding sequence ATGACAACGTCACTCGTCGGCCAGCCGACAGCGCCGACGACGCCGGACTTCCAGGCGTCGAAGGTCGGTCGGAAGGGCAACATCATCGTCCGGTGGATCACCTCCACCGACCACAAGACCATCGGGTACATGTACCTGATCGCCTCGTTCATCTTCTTCCTGCTCGCGGGCGTCATGGCGCTCGTGATCCGTGCGCAGCTCTTCGAGCCCGGCCTGCACGTGGTCGAGACGAAGGAGCAGTACAACCAGCTCTTCACCATGCACGGCACGATCATGCTGCTGATGTTCGCGACGCCGCTCTTCTCGGGCTTCGCGAACGCGATCATGCCGCTGCAGATCGGTGCGCCGGACGTCGCGTTCCCGCGTCTGAACGGGTTCGCCTTCTGGCTGTACCTGTTCGGCTCGCTCATCGCCGTCGGTGGCTTCCTCACCCCGCAGGGCGCCGCGTCCTTCGGGTGGTTCGCCTACGCGCCACTGAGTGACACGACGTTCACACCGGGCCTCGGCGGGACGCTCTGGGTCTTCGGCCTCGGCATGACCGGCTTCTCGACGATCCTCGGCGCGGTGAACTTCATCACGACGATCATCACGATGCGTGCCCCGGGCATGACGATGTTCCGCATGTCGATCTTCACGTGGAACACCCTCGTGACGTCGCTGCTCGTGCTGATGGCCTTCCCGGTCCTCGCCGCCGCGCTCTTCGGCCTCGGCCTCGACCGCGTGTTCGACGCGCAGATCTACAACCCGGCCAACGGCGGTGCCCTGCTCTGGCAGCACCTGTTCTGGTTCTTCGGCCACCCCGAGGTGTACATCATCGCGCTGCCGTTCTTCGGCATCGTGTCCGAGGTCTTCCCGGTCTTCAGCCGCAAGCCGATCTTCGGGTACAAGACCCTCGTCTACGCGACCATCTCCATCGCGGCCCTGTCGGTCACGGTGTGGGCGCACCACATGTACGTCACCGGTGGCGTCCTGCTCCCGTGGTTCTCGCTCATGACGATGCTCATCGCGGTCCCCACCGGCGTGAAGATCTTCAACTGGGTCGGCACGATGTGGCGCGGTTCGGTCACCTTCGAGACCCCGCTCCTCTGGGCCGTCGGCTTCCTCATCACGTTCACGTTCGGTGGTCTCACCGGTGTGATCCTGGCGTCGCCGCCGCTCGACTTCCACGTGTCGGACTCGTACTTCGTCGTCGCGCACTTCCACTACGTGGTCTTCGGCACCGTCGTGTTCGCGATGTTCTCCGGCTTCTACTTCTGGTGGCCGAAGTGGACGGGTCGCATGCTCAACGAGCGCCTCGGCAAGATCCACTTCTGGCTGCTGTTCATCGGCTTCCACACCACGTTCCTCATCCAGCACTGGCTGGGCGTCATCGGCATGCCGCGTCGCTACGCGACCTACCTGCCGAACGACGGGTTCACCTGGATGAACCAGCTGTCGACGATCGGCTCGATGATCCTCGCGATCTCGTTCCTGCCGTTCATCTTCAACGTCTACGTGACGGCACGGAACGCACCGAAGGTCGCCGTGAACGACCCGTGGGGCTACGGCCGCTCGCTCGAGTGGGCGACCAGCTGCCCGCCGCCGCGCCACAACTTCACCTCCATCCCGCGGATCCGTTCCGAGTCCCCGGCGTTCGACCTGAACCACCCCGAGGCCGGTGTGCCGATCGGTGTGGGTCCGGCGAAGGACGCCCCGGACGCTCCGACCTACGACGCCGCGAAGGGCGAGGTGAAGTAA
- a CDS encoding cytochrome c oxidase subunit 4 gives MRANTNLFWILFVFFVLADAAYTIWALIYYGRPEWVGTVAIGLTGIMSAFIAFYLGKVMSSQGGVLPEDRPDANIEDGDAELGHFSPWSWWPILLAGSTGICFLGLAAGLWIVPIGLALVTVTLVGWVYEYYRGNFGH, from the coding sequence ATGCGCGCCAACACCAACCTGTTCTGGATCCTGTTCGTCTTCTTCGTCCTCGCGGACGCCGCGTACACCATCTGGGCGCTGATCTACTACGGCCGCCCGGAGTGGGTCGGCACCGTGGCGATCGGCCTCACCGGGATCATGTCCGCGTTCATCGCGTTCTACCTCGGCAAGGTGATGTCGTCGCAGGGCGGTGTCCTCCCCGAGGACCGTCCGGACGCCAACATCGAGGACGGCGACGCCGAGCTCGGGCACTTCAGCCCGTGGTCGTGGTGGCCGATCCTGCTCGCCGGTTCGACGGGCATCTGCTTCCTCGGCCTCGCAGCCGGCCTCTGGATCGTGCCGATCGGGCTCGCGCTCGTCACCGTCACGCTCGTCGGCTGGGTCTACGAGTACTACCGCGGCAACTTCGGACACTGA
- a CDS encoding glucose-6-phosphate dehydrogenase translates to MTDKRTLIIFGATGDLASRLLLPGLGTFLQSGRAVPVQLIGTGRSARSAEQWKDVVTKSFASQDVKGPEVDATLESTTFIQGDPTDPEHLKALLDAADAEPILYFALPPQIASDICEALQGVELPEGTTLAFEKPFGTDVASAEALNKTVLELVPEERVHRTDHFLGRTTVLNIIGLRFANRLFEPIWNADNIEKVDVFYDETLGLENRAQYYDEAGALVDMIQSHLLQILGLVTMDAPAAIDAVEFRSSLARVLRSTRLKGDDPKIASRRAVYTAGTIDGKELPSYQDEDGVDKSRGTETLAEIEVEVDTARWKGVPFTLRSGKALGASRKEVLITFKPVTRLPSGLSGRPKADTLRIVLNPDEIELSVSANGGGNPFEMGQVTLSSSFDDGELTPYGEVLNGIFHDDPLLSIRGDVAERCWEIVEPVVDAWKSGDVPLEEYRAGSRGPADWESSS, encoded by the coding sequence GTGACCGACAAGCGCACCCTCATCATCTTCGGCGCGACGGGCGACCTCGCCTCCCGCCTGCTGCTCCCGGGACTCGGAACGTTCCTGCAGAGCGGTCGAGCGGTCCCCGTCCAGCTGATCGGCACGGGCCGCAGCGCCCGCAGCGCGGAGCAGTGGAAGGACGTCGTCACGAAGTCCTTCGCGTCGCAGGACGTCAAGGGTCCCGAGGTCGACGCGACCCTCGAGTCCACGACCTTCATCCAGGGCGACCCGACCGACCCCGAGCACCTCAAGGCGCTGCTCGACGCGGCCGACGCCGAGCCCATCCTGTACTTCGCCCTGCCGCCGCAGATCGCGTCGGACATCTGCGAAGCGCTGCAGGGCGTCGAGCTCCCCGAGGGCACGACCCTGGCGTTCGAGAAGCCGTTCGGTACCGACGTCGCGAGCGCCGAGGCACTGAACAAGACGGTCCTCGAGCTCGTCCCCGAGGAGCGCGTGCACCGCACCGACCACTTCCTCGGTCGCACCACGGTCCTGAACATCATCGGTCTGCGCTTCGCGAACCGGCTGTTCGAGCCGATCTGGAACGCGGACAACATCGAGAAGGTCGACGTCTTCTACGACGAGACCCTCGGCCTCGAGAACCGCGCGCAGTACTACGACGAGGCCGGCGCCCTGGTCGACATGATCCAGTCGCACCTGCTGCAGATCCTCGGCCTCGTGACGATGGACGCCCCGGCCGCGATCGACGCGGTCGAGTTCCGCTCGTCGCTCGCCCGGGTCCTCCGTTCCACCCGCCTCAAGGGTGACGACCCGAAGATCGCCTCGCGCCGCGCCGTCTACACGGCCGGCACGATCGACGGCAAGGAGCTGCCGTCGTACCAGGACGAGGACGGCGTCGACAAGTCGCGTGGTACCGAGACCCTGGCGGAGATCGAGGTCGAGGTCGACACGGCCCGCTGGAAGGGCGTCCCCTTCACCCTCCGTTCCGGCAAGGCGCTCGGCGCCAGCCGCAAGGAGGTCCTCATCACCTTCAAGCCGGTGACGCGTCTGCCATCCGGTCTTTCCGGTCGCCCGAAGGCGGACACGCTGCGCATCGTCCTCAACCCGGACGAGATCGAGCTGAGCGTGTCGGCGAACGGCGGTGGCAACCCGTTCGAGATGGGGCAGGTCACCCTGTCGTCGTCCTTCGACGACGGCGAGCTCACCCCGTACGGCGAGGTCCTCAACGGGATCTTCCACGACGACCCGCTGCTGTCGATCCGCGGTGACGTCGCGGAGCGCTGCTGGGAGATCGTCGAGCCGGTCGTGGACGCCTGGAAGTCGGGCGACGTCCCACTCGAGGAGTACCGCGCGGGCTCGCGCGGCCCGGCGGACTGGGAGTCGTCGTCCTGA
- a CDS encoding glycoside hydrolase family 15 protein, translating to MSTATPLNRIEDHALIGDTYTAALVGRDGTIDWACLPRFDSPSTFASLLGTEDHGHWSLRPTDPEATSTRHHHPDTLVLSTVWTTSTGVVEVTDLMPIGAHRAAIIRRVRGLQGSVEVEQTLRIRFDYARALPWVRQIGGDEDPALLATAGPGSVVVRGVRFRADDHRHTHAVTVHDGDVVDTVLTWYPSHREPPEPLDVDAALQATEHWWRDWMATAHTEGPYAEASRRSLLLLRAMTHGQTGGVVAAATTSLPEDPGGERNWDYRYVWLRDASLALASLIAHGYRDEAMHWRGWLLRAIAGDPADVQIMYGIAGERELPERTLDELPGYLDSTPVRLGNGASTQYQGDVFGEVLAALHDARELGVEENADSWALQRALLGYVEEHWQQPDNGIWEMRGPRRHFTHSRAMIWAAFDRGVAAVEEFGLEGPVDRWRQLRDEVRAEIEQHGWNAERGSYRQHYDTDEVDASLLVLPQIGYVPADDPRMTGTVAAIEQDLRVGDHGLVLRYRTTSGFDGLSGSEHPFLACSFWLVEQYAASGRVEDAERLMDVLVGYANDVGMLSEEIDVATGHHIGNTPQVLSHLTLVSAADAIARARGTSSGHRTRLAVHDGGTRSWTGGGRRAGAPS from the coding sequence ATGAGCACCGCGACCCCGCTGAACCGCATCGAGGACCACGCCCTCATCGGCGACACCTACACGGCAGCCCTGGTCGGCCGCGACGGCACGATCGACTGGGCGTGCTTGCCCCGCTTCGACAGCCCCTCGACCTTCGCGTCGCTGCTCGGCACCGAGGACCACGGGCACTGGTCGCTCCGCCCGACCGACCCCGAGGCCACGAGCACACGGCACCACCACCCCGACACCCTCGTGCTCTCCACCGTGTGGACCACGTCCACCGGCGTCGTCGAGGTCACCGACCTCATGCCGATCGGCGCCCATCGAGCGGCGATCATCCGTCGGGTGCGCGGCCTGCAGGGCTCGGTCGAGGTCGAACAGACCCTGCGCATCCGCTTCGACTACGCCAGGGCGCTCCCCTGGGTCCGGCAGATCGGCGGTGACGAGGACCCCGCGCTCCTCGCGACCGCCGGCCCCGGCTCCGTCGTCGTCCGCGGCGTGCGATTCCGCGCTGACGACCACCGGCACACGCACGCAGTCACCGTGCACGACGGCGACGTCGTCGACACGGTGCTCACCTGGTACCCGTCGCACCGCGAGCCGCCGGAGCCGCTCGACGTCGACGCCGCACTGCAGGCGACGGAGCACTGGTGGCGTGACTGGATGGCGACCGCGCACACCGAGGGTCCCTACGCCGAGGCGAGCCGACGCTCCCTGCTGCTGCTGCGTGCGATGACCCACGGGCAGACCGGCGGCGTCGTGGCGGCGGCCACGACGAGCCTCCCGGAGGACCCGGGCGGTGAACGCAACTGGGACTACCGGTACGTCTGGCTCCGCGACGCCTCCCTGGCGCTCGCCTCGCTCATCGCCCACGGCTACCGGGACGAGGCGATGCACTGGCGGGGCTGGCTGCTCCGCGCGATCGCCGGCGACCCCGCCGACGTGCAGATCATGTACGGCATCGCGGGCGAACGCGAACTGCCCGAACGCACGCTCGACGAGCTGCCCGGGTACCTCGACTCGACCCCGGTGCGGCTCGGCAACGGCGCATCGACGCAGTACCAGGGCGACGTCTTCGGTGAGGTCCTGGCTGCCCTGCACGACGCCCGAGAGCTCGGCGTCGAGGAGAACGCCGACTCGTGGGCGCTGCAGCGCGCCCTGCTCGGCTACGTCGAGGAGCACTGGCAGCAGCCCGACAACGGCATCTGGGAGATGCGCGGGCCGCGGCGGCACTTCACGCACTCGCGAGCGATGATCTGGGCCGCGTTCGACCGCGGGGTCGCCGCCGTCGAGGAGTTCGGGCTCGAGGGCCCCGTCGACCGGTGGCGCCAGCTGCGCGACGAGGTCCGCGCCGAGATCGAGCAGCACGGCTGGAACGCCGAGCGCGGCAGCTACCGGCAGCACTACGACACCGACGAGGTCGACGCGAGCCTGCTGGTCCTGCCGCAGATCGGGTACGTGCCCGCCGACGACCCGCGCATGACCGGGACGGTCGCCGCGATCGAGCAGGACCTGCGCGTCGGCGACCACGGGCTCGTCCTCCGGTACCGGACGACCTCCGGGTTCGACGGGCTGTCCGGCAGCGAGCACCCGTTCCTCGCGTGCTCGTTCTGGCTCGTCGAGCAGTACGCCGCCTCCGGACGGGTCGAGGACGCCGAACGCCTGATGGACGTGCTCGTCGGGTACGCGAACGACGTCGGCATGCTCTCCGAGGAGATCGACGTCGCGACCGGGCACCACATCGGGAACACCCCGCAGGTGCTCTCCCACCTGACGCTCGTGTCCGCAGCGGACGCGATCGCCCGGGCCCGAGGGACCTCGTCGGGGCACCGGACGCGCCTCGCCGTGCACGACGGGGGCACGCGCTCGTGGACGGGTGGCGGCCGCCGGGCCGGCGCCCCGTCCTGA